The proteins below are encoded in one region of Desulfatiglans anilini DSM 4660:
- a CDS encoding PPC domain-containing DNA-binding protein, giving the protein MATSKEVRHAGYYMGRLSKDCDLLEALERFCIEKGITLGRVEALGALQKARLGYYDQKKRIYRYVELDRNLEVTSLMGNISLRDGRPMVHAHMTLADREGKAFGGHLTTGNVVFACEFVIQAFEGAVMERTFDPETDLFLWDLR; this is encoded by the coding sequence ATGGCGACGTCCAAAGAGGTTCGGCACGCCGGTTACTATATGGGCCGGCTTTCGAAAGACTGCGACCTCCTCGAGGCGCTCGAGCGGTTCTGCATCGAAAAGGGGATTACGCTCGGGCGCGTGGAGGCCCTCGGGGCGCTTCAAAAGGCGAGGCTCGGCTATTATGATCAGAAAAAGCGGATCTATCGCTATGTGGAACTGGATCGAAACCTGGAGGTGACCTCCCTCATGGGGAACATCTCCCTGAGGGACGGGCGTCCGATGGTGCACGCCCACATGACCCTGGCGGACAGGGAAGGCAAGGCCTTCGGGGGGCATCTCACGACGGGGAACGTTGTTTTCGCCTGCGAGTTCGTCATCCAGGCCTTCGAAGGGGCGGTGATGGAACGGACATTCGATCCGGAGACGGACCTCTTTTTGTGGGATCTGAGATGA
- a CDS encoding acyl-CoA dehydrogenase family protein, with product MTGQSKMDPETLSMVMETIAKLERERIPLETRLALDQAGEFPMDLIRFMLGPDVALHLIFIPEEYGGLGAGATEIALVSERMARMDLAIATSFLAICLGMDPIRVGGTPEQKAKYITRIAEEGLIVAYGVTEPDAGSNVQALKTKAERVLDDGGQITGYRLNGQKQFITNGGVADLYTILADTPEGPSFFVVEGGAKGLVPGKHEDKHGIRASDTCPLTLEDLFVPVENLLGGVEGQGLKQANQVFGYTRLMVATFGLGGGMASLERAIRYSKERIQFGGPLCEKQGYTHRLLVPHAVQLEAARAYIEWVGRRLDTVDEDLQVEGSIAKYFATEAGDAMANDGIQAFGGYGYIREYEVEKIKRDVKILTIYEGTSEIQRSIISMFRMRETVRSKGGFYERMAARALELPVSTGGPQLSDALKVLNELILGARKAKLTRHQIVMFLLADMITWCEVAFALCRKAAEDSGDRRYSKDYLEAAARLFVCEALETVYTKGLRLSQGAGDEPLPALMGALSALPLAECLQGMLRDMDLVAAELVA from the coding sequence ATGACAGGACAATCGAAAATGGACCCCGAAACGCTGTCCATGGTGATGGAGACCATCGCGAAACTGGAGCGGGAGCGTATCCCCCTCGAAACGAGACTGGCCCTGGACCAGGCCGGGGAGTTTCCCATGGACCTCATCCGGTTCATGTTGGGGCCGGACGTAGCGCTCCACCTGATCTTCATCCCCGAGGAATATGGGGGCCTGGGGGCCGGCGCCACCGAGATCGCCCTCGTGAGCGAGCGGATGGCCAGGATGGATCTGGCCATTGCGACCTCCTTCCTGGCCATCTGCCTCGGCATGGACCCGATCCGGGTGGGAGGGACGCCCGAGCAGAAGGCCAAGTACATCACGAGGATCGCCGAGGAAGGCCTGATCGTCGCCTACGGGGTGACCGAGCCCGATGCGGGGTCCAATGTCCAGGCGTTGAAGACGAAGGCCGAACGGGTGCTGGACGATGGTGGCCAGATCACCGGCTACCGGCTGAACGGCCAGAAGCAGTTCATCACGAACGGCGGGGTGGCCGACCTCTACACGATTCTCGCCGACACGCCCGAGGGGCCGTCGTTCTTCGTCGTGGAGGGCGGGGCGAAGGGGCTCGTCCCCGGCAAGCACGAAGACAAGCACGGCATCCGGGCCTCCGACACCTGCCCCCTGACCCTGGAAGACCTGTTCGTCCCGGTGGAGAATCTTCTCGGCGGCGTCGAGGGACAGGGGCTGAAGCAGGCCAACCAGGTCTTCGGGTACACGCGCCTCATGGTGGCGACCTTCGGCCTTGGCGGCGGGATGGCCTCCCTCGAGCGTGCGATCCGTTATTCGAAGGAGCGCATCCAGTTCGGCGGGCCGCTCTGTGAAAAGCAGGGGTACACCCATCGACTCCTCGTTCCGCATGCCGTGCAGCTCGAGGCGGCTCGGGCCTATATCGAGTGGGTCGGCCGGCGCCTGGACACGGTCGATGAGGACCTGCAGGTCGAGGGTTCCATCGCGAAGTATTTCGCTACGGAAGCCGGCGACGCCATGGCCAACGACGGCATCCAGGCCTTCGGGGGGTACGGCTACATCCGGGAGTACGAGGTCGAGAAGATCAAGCGCGATGTGAAGATCCTGACGATTTATGAGGGGACGAGCGAGATCCAGCGCAGCATCATCTCCATGTTTCGCATGCGGGAGACGGTGCGCTCGAAGGGCGGCTTCTACGAGCGGATGGCCGCCCGGGCGCTCGAGCTGCCTGTTTCGACCGGCGGCCCCCAGCTCTCCGATGCCTTGAAGGTCCTGAACGAGCTGATCCTCGGGGCCCGGAAGGCGAAGCTCACGCGCCACCAGATCGTCATGTTCCTGCTGGCGGACATGATCACCTGGTGCGAGGTGGCCTTCGCCCTCTGCCGGAAGGCCGCCGAGGATTCGGGGGATCGGCGGTACTCGAAGGATTACCTGGAGGCGGCGGCGAGGCTCTTCGTGTGCGAGGCCCTCGAAACCGTTTACACCAAAGGGCTGCGGCTCTCGCAGGGCGCGGGCGACGAGCCTCTGCCCGCGCTGATGGGGGCGCTTTCGGCCCTGCCGCTGGCCGAGTGTCTGCAGGGGATGCTGAGGGACATGGATCTGGTGGCCGCGGAGCTGGTGGCTTGA
- a CDS encoding DEAD/DEAH box helicase has protein sequence MFAKIGVPEPAPFQPDPFQLEALALIRDYDVLVSAPTGAGKTWIAVQAIHAALAEGRRTWYASPLKALSNAIYQEFIQEFGASSCGILTGDRKENADAPVIVGTTEILRNQLYDAMHEGTQVRADLVVLDEAHYLSDPDRGVVWEEVLIYLPSRVRLLLLSATVSNAREVCAWLKEVRQSENRVVRAADRPVPLEMLFLFPDSFIGPLGGAKGLSPRIRKFMQSPGAKGRRDSGRMDFGAVIAALREYNLLPAIFFLKSRADCDRAILTCPPVEHAEDTRPEMEAEIEAFLAQYPHLRGHRQMGPLVESRVASHHGGQLPYWKLLVEKMMNRGWLEAIFSTSTVAAGVNFPARTVVLLQSDRYNGREFIDLTSTDLHQMIGRAGRRGKDFIGFALLVPGRHLDPQLIYDLQDALPEPLVSQIHINFSMTLNLLLSYGPEEIKTLLERSFAAFQESRFGSSVQQRWDAMVARLRRVLPEGRCDTSDPFAVIENIQKTAELQKDVRKLDRLVRNEALAALYQAYLKPGRLFLHKNGAVYAVFRTQREHRQLVCAAYNLKRLPRARKGRIPLRKVPIHQIQVLYDYRVELPEAFDPEEVARFFAEVPTEGLPVLNVEVSDADLGGEELDRIREKLRALPCERCEHRKVCHREKKGPIRQLLRELEALAVHMEEMEGGLWLSFNRHLRFLKETGFVDAANRLTPDGEWASKLRLDQPLLIAELIRRRGLEEATPELLAGALAPFVWDRVQEVELRLGGGIGLDRVEVLFDRILDLIAPIRELKARRGFANPPILFWPAAALYLWARGVPWEDLLRWVAIDEGDMASLIMRTADHLRQVANLRETHLELALRAEAAIERILREPVFIE, from the coding sequence GTGTTCGCGAAGATCGGTGTGCCCGAGCCGGCCCCGTTCCAGCCGGACCCCTTCCAGTTGGAGGCCCTCGCGCTGATCCGGGATTATGATGTTTTGGTGAGCGCGCCCACGGGCGCCGGCAAGACCTGGATCGCCGTCCAGGCGATTCACGCCGCCCTGGCCGAGGGCCGCCGCACCTGGTATGCCTCTCCCTTGAAGGCCCTTTCGAATGCCATCTACCAGGAGTTCATCCAGGAGTTCGGGGCCTCGAGCTGCGGCATCCTGACGGGAGACCGCAAGGAGAACGCCGATGCCCCCGTGATCGTCGGGACGACGGAGATCCTCCGCAACCAGCTCTACGACGCCATGCACGAAGGCACCCAGGTGCGGGCCGACCTGGTCGTCCTGGACGAGGCCCACTACCTGAGCGACCCCGACCGGGGCGTCGTTTGGGAGGAGGTCCTGATCTACCTCCCCTCCCGGGTGCGGCTCCTGCTCCTCTCGGCCACCGTGTCGAACGCCCGCGAGGTCTGCGCCTGGCTGAAAGAGGTGCGGCAGTCGGAGAACCGGGTCGTGCGGGCCGCCGACCGGCCCGTGCCTCTCGAAATGCTCTTTCTCTTCCCGGATTCCTTCATCGGGCCGCTCGGCGGGGCCAAGGGGCTGAGCCCGCGGATCCGGAAGTTCATGCAGTCGCCGGGGGCCAAAGGACGCAGGGACAGCGGCCGAATGGATTTTGGCGCCGTCATCGCTGCGCTGCGCGAATACAATCTGCTGCCGGCCATTTTTTTCCTGAAGTCGCGTGCTGACTGCGACCGGGCCATCCTGACCTGCCCGCCGGTCGAGCACGCGGAGGACACACGTCCCGAGATGGAGGCCGAGATCGAGGCCTTTCTCGCGCAATACCCCCACCTGCGCGGGCACCGTCAGATGGGCCCTCTCGTGGAGTCGCGCGTCGCTTCGCACCACGGAGGGCAGCTGCCCTATTGGAAGCTGCTCGTCGAAAAGATGATGAACCGGGGCTGGCTCGAGGCCATCTTTTCGACCTCGACCGTGGCGGCGGGGGTCAATTTCCCCGCGCGGACGGTGGTTCTGCTCCAGAGCGACCGGTACAACGGCCGCGAGTTCATCGATCTGACCTCGACCGATCTCCACCAGATGATCGGCCGGGCCGGCCGGCGCGGGAAGGACTTCATCGGCTTCGCCCTCCTCGTCCCGGGAAGACACCTGGACCCCCAGCTGATCTATGACCTCCAGGACGCCCTGCCGGAGCCGCTTGTCAGCCAGATCCACATCAACTTCTCGATGACCTTGAACCTGCTCCTCTCCTATGGCCCGGAGGAGATCAAAACCCTCCTCGAGCGCTCCTTCGCGGCGTTCCAGGAATCCCGCTTCGGATCGAGCGTCCAGCAGCGCTGGGATGCGATGGTCGCGCGCCTCAGGCGGGTGCTGCCGGAGGGGCGCTGCGACACATCGGACCCCTTCGCTGTCATCGAGAACATCCAGAAGACGGCGGAGCTTCAGAAGGATGTCCGCAAACTCGACCGCTTGGTGCGGAACGAAGCGCTGGCGGCCCTGTACCAGGCCTATTTGAAGCCGGGGCGTCTGTTCCTGCACAAGAACGGAGCGGTCTACGCCGTTTTCCGGACCCAGCGGGAGCACCGGCAGCTCGTCTGCGCCGCCTACAACCTCAAGCGCCTGCCGCGGGCGCGCAAAGGGCGGATCCCCCTGCGCAAGGTGCCGATCCACCAGATCCAGGTGCTGTACGACTACCGTGTGGAGCTGCCCGAGGCCTTCGACCCGGAAGAGGTTGCGCGCTTCTTTGCGGAGGTCCCTACGGAGGGTCTCCCCGTCCTGAACGTGGAGGTCTCGGACGCGGACCTGGGAGGGGAGGAGCTCGATCGGATCCGGGAGAAGCTGCGCGCCCTGCCTTGCGAGCGCTGCGAACACCGCAAGGTCTGCCACCGCGAGAAAAAGGGCCCTATCCGGCAGCTTTTGAGGGAGCTCGAGGCTTTGGCGGTGCACATGGAAGAGATGGAAGGGGGACTCTGGCTCAGCTTCAACCGCCATCTGCGGTTTCTCAAGGAGACAGGCTTCGTGGATGCCGCAAACCGGCTTACGCCGGATGGGGAATGGGCCTCCAAGCTGCGTCTCGACCAACCCCTGCTCATTGCCGAACTGATCCGCAGAAGAGGGCTCGAAGAGGCGACACCGGAGCTGCTGGCCGGCGCGCTCGCGCCGTTTGTGTGGGACCGGGTGCAGGAGGTGGAGCTTCGGCTGGGCGGTGGCATCGGGCTGGACCGGGTGGAAGTGCTCTTCGACCGGATCCTCGACCTCATCGCTCCCATCCGGGAGCTGAAGGCCCGGCGGGGCTTCGCGAATCCCCCGATCCTCTTCTGGCCGGCCGCGGCTCTCTATCTCTGGGCGCGCGGGGTCCCGTGGGAGGATCTCCTGCGGTGGGTGGCGATCGATGAAGGGGACATGGCCTCCCTGATCATGCGGACAGCGGACCACCTGCGCCAGGTGGCCAATCTGCGGGAAACCCACCTCGAACTGGCTCTGAGGGCCGAAGCGGCCATCGAGCGGATTTTGCGGGAGCCGGTTTTTATCGAATAG
- a CDS encoding SpoIIE family protein phosphatase gives MPRHKGIAFKLACLILLSCCVIFGLTFWYNYGVSRRLIAKNIEKNAAELMIATTNQLDRVLAAVEKVPQNLAFFLESAPCDGGQMMDILKALVENNPEIYGAAIAFEPYSYNRNTLAFAPYYFKSSDGVVFRYLSSDYFHSDWYQIPHELQRPIWSEPYYDEGGGDIIMATYSVPFYREALGKRRIMGIVTADISLDWLQKIVGGIQIAETGYAFLLSKNGTFVTHPRRDLIMNETIFSLAEARSDPALREVGRSMIDEQSGYTPFFCTMTNKACWMGYSPLASSGWSLAVLFPQNELMADIVSLNRTVWTLVLAGFLLLLFVIAGIARSITRPLRSLTSAARDIAGGNLDAPLPEKRSGDEVGHLADSFAYMQQALKQYIQDLTETTAAKEKIESELRIAHEIQMGILPKVFPPFPDHSEFEICAALEPAKEVGGDLYDFFFLDERHLCFTVGDVSGKGVPASLFMAITQTLVKTKATQGLAPHVVLERVNRDLSLDNPSLMFVTLFLGILDIETGEVTYSNGGHNPPYVLRSDGSVKQLPGTNGMALGVMEDFVFRSKSVRLGPGEMLFLYTDGVTEAMDVNETLYSEARLEKKLKEVEEMPIDQMVRTIMASVHAFAGKAPQADDITILVLRFKGLGQKGADGEA, from the coding sequence ATGCCGCGCCATAAAGGAATCGCCTTCAAGCTGGCCTGTCTTATCCTGCTCAGTTGCTGCGTGATCTTCGGCCTGACCTTCTGGTACAACTATGGCGTCTCCCGCCGGCTGATCGCGAAGAACATCGAGAAAAACGCGGCGGAACTCATGATCGCCACGACCAACCAGCTCGACCGCGTCCTCGCGGCCGTGGAAAAAGTCCCTCAGAACCTTGCGTTTTTCCTGGAAAGCGCCCCGTGCGACGGCGGCCAGATGATGGACATCCTGAAGGCCCTGGTCGAAAACAACCCCGAGATCTACGGCGCCGCCATCGCCTTCGAACCTTACAGCTACAACCGGAACACCCTCGCCTTCGCCCCCTACTACTTCAAAAGCTCCGACGGAGTCGTGTTCCGATACCTGTCTTCCGATTATTTTCACAGCGACTGGTATCAGATCCCGCACGAACTGCAACGCCCCATCTGGAGCGAACCGTACTACGACGAGGGGGGGGGGGACATCATCATGGCCACCTACTCCGTGCCCTTCTACCGCGAGGCGCTGGGAAAGCGCCGGATCATGGGCATCGTCACCGCCGACATCTCCCTCGACTGGCTGCAGAAGATCGTGGGGGGCATCCAGATCGCCGAAACCGGCTACGCCTTCCTGCTCTCGAAGAACGGGACGTTCGTGACCCACCCGCGCCGCGATCTGATCATGAACGAAACCATCTTCAGCCTGGCCGAGGCGCGCAGCGATCCGGCGCTGAGGGAGGTCGGACGGTCGATGATCGATGAACAGTCCGGCTACACGCCGTTCTTCTGCACCATGACGAACAAGGCCTGCTGGATGGGCTACTCGCCGCTCGCATCCAGCGGCTGGTCGCTGGCGGTCCTCTTTCCCCAGAACGAATTGATGGCCGACATCGTTTCCTTGAACCGCACGGTGTGGACGCTGGTCCTGGCGGGCTTTCTGCTGCTCCTTTTCGTCATCGCGGGGATCGCCCGTTCGATTACGCGCCCGCTCCGGTCCCTCACATCTGCGGCCCGGGACATCGCCGGCGGCAACCTGGACGCCCCCCTGCCTGAAAAACGGTCAGGCGATGAGGTCGGGCATCTGGCCGACTCCTTCGCCTACATGCAGCAGGCGCTCAAACAGTACATCCAGGATCTCACCGAGACAACGGCGGCCAAGGAAAAGATCGAAAGCGAACTCCGCATCGCCCATGAGATCCAGATGGGCATTCTTCCCAAGGTCTTCCCGCCCTTCCCGGACCACAGCGAGTTCGAGATCTGCGCCGCGCTGGAACCTGCCAAGGAGGTCGGCGGCGATCTGTACGACTTCTTTTTCCTGGACGAGCGCCATCTCTGTTTCACCGTCGGCGACGTCAGCGGCAAGGGCGTGCCGGCTTCCCTCTTCATGGCCATCACGCAGACCCTGGTCAAAACGAAGGCCACCCAGGGGCTCGCCCCCCATGTGGTGCTGGAACGGGTCAACCGCGACCTGTCGCTCGACAACCCCTCCCTCATGTTCGTCACCCTCTTTCTCGGCATCCTGGACATCGAGACGGGAGAGGTCACCTACTCGAACGGCGGCCATAACCCGCCCTATGTCCTGCGCAGCGACGGCTCCGTCAAGCAGTTGCCGGGGACGAACGGCATGGCCCTCGGGGTCATGGAAGACTTCGTTTTCCGCTCGAAAAGCGTCCGGCTGGGTCCCGGAGAGATGTTGTTCCTTTACACGGACGGCGTGACGGAGGCGATGGACGTGAACGAGACGCTGTATTCGGAGGCGCGCCTCGAAAAGAAACTGAAGGAAGTGGAAGAAATGCCGATCGATCAGATGGTCCGGACGATCATGGCGAGCGTGCACGCCTTCGCCGGGAAGGCCCCCCAGGCCGACGATATTACCATCCTCGTCCTGCGCTTCAAGGGATTGGGGCAAAAGGGGGCAGACGGCGAGGCCTGA
- a CDS encoding ABC transporter substrate-binding protein, with protein sequence MGRRKMPFLLLAALLWALPAWAGKPAPLKKAAFIPQWVPQAQFAGYYMALEKGFYQAHGIDLTIISGGPANPPADCLTSGQAQFATLWLCTGLEMRDRGIPVVNIAQMVQRSALMLVAKKSSGIRTIQDLQGKKVGVWGPIFQLQPRALFKKLGLDVQFTRQSYSVNLFLRDGVDAASAMWYNEYHTIINAGLNPDELVPFFFHEYGLNFPEDGIYVLEPTLQEDPALCCAFMKASIKGWLYAFDHVEETLDLVMKNLKEAHIPATRVHQKWMLERMRDLMRPASGAWSETGLLLRADYLRVAEMMQKEGFIDAVPEFTSFHKDCTPDAAP encoded by the coding sequence ATGGGAAGAAGAAAAATGCCGTTTCTCCTCCTTGCAGCCCTCCTCTGGGCCCTGCCGGCATGGGCAGGGAAACCGGCTCCCCTCAAGAAGGCCGCCTTCATCCCGCAGTGGGTGCCTCAAGCCCAGTTCGCCGGCTACTACATGGCACTCGAAAAAGGCTTCTACCAGGCGCACGGCATCGATCTCACCATCATCTCCGGCGGACCCGCAAACCCGCCGGCCGATTGCCTCACCAGCGGGCAGGCGCAGTTCGCCACTCTCTGGCTCTGCACCGGGCTCGAGATGCGCGACCGCGGCATCCCCGTCGTCAACATCGCCCAGATGGTCCAACGCTCCGCCCTCATGCTGGTCGCCAAAAAGTCGAGCGGCATCCGGACTATCCAGGACCTGCAGGGCAAAAAGGTCGGGGTCTGGGGGCCGATCTTCCAGCTTCAGCCGCGGGCGCTCTTCAAGAAGCTCGGTCTGGACGTCCAATTCACCCGCCAGTCCTACTCCGTGAATCTGTTCCTGCGGGATGGCGTGGATGCAGCCTCGGCCATGTGGTACAACGAATACCACACGATCATCAACGCCGGCCTCAATCCCGACGAACTCGTGCCCTTCTTCTTCCATGAATACGGACTGAATTTCCCGGAGGACGGCATCTACGTCCTGGAGCCCACCCTGCAGGAGGATCCGGCGCTCTGCTGCGCGTTCATGAAGGCGTCGATCAAGGGCTGGCTCTATGCCTTCGACCACGTGGAAGAGACCCTCGACCTGGTCATGAAGAACCTGAAGGAAGCCCACATTCCTGCCACCCGGGTGCACCAGAAATGGATGCTGGAGCGGATGCGCGACCTCATGCGGCCCGCCTCCGGCGCCTGGTCCGAAACGGGCCTCCTCCTCAGGGCCGATTATCTGCGTGTAGCCGAAATGATGCAGAAAGAGGGCTTCATCGACGCCGTCCCCGAATTCACCTCCTTCCACAAGGATTGCACCCCCGATGCCGCGCCATAA